The following are encoded together in the Fusarium keratoplasticum isolate Fu6.1 chromosome 1, whole genome shotgun sequence genome:
- a CDS encoding Transcription initiation factor TFIID subunit 2, with protein sequence MSQELAPEKHSLLDAEDGLAPVEDLPVLEYFVIKQEVNLEVNFRDKRIDGTTNIFIVTFNDKIEEVALDAADCEIDTENIYVSDVKEANGDPYEVHRRKTTAVYQDPYKKLSHSTNWNLRADHHDIRRRRARSVFHSRKNDVPAENREFEGCTPVYGSLRVSLRGRVEPDRPRLIIRKSTTGLDPAEKINRQFKITIPFTNSNPRDGMQFVGVDPLDNRFTHMYTRSSIHPGTASCIFPCVDDHGSRCDWKISIKYPRTLGDALQQALATQQNGASSDKMQIDGQERIHNLAEEDKLREMSVVCSGFLMEETVDPDDDHKKIMTFEPEKKVSVQKLGFAVGPFEHIDLSSESRTEEDEVKLGMNALKVHAYCLPHRADWVRNTSAALTMAADFFTYTFARYPFGNFKICFLDDMVQDTVPLYSMAFVSNRLLFPEDIIDPEIEVTRKIVHTLASQWIGINMIPNTRNDLWLIIGVAHYMTDLFMKRLCGNNEYRFRMKTLSDKLVHVDIDRPCLYDLGSSLHLGEFEMDFMTLKAPVVFFILDKRLIKASGGHGLTRILQKLLTKVQIEASDKSTILETEKFRAVCEKGARYRLESFWNQWVYGSGCPRFDVKTKFNKKRLCVELTLNQIQFQTVKKPALERGDFLRVIKERRAGVKTGEVQPLFTGPMTVRIHEADGTPYEHILEIREDATRSTKFEIPYNTKYKRLKRTRRMKEKQNVGASMDAENLDDTLLYCLGDVLQTPDEQAQWELIDWDPDTERKMDQESYEWIRVDADFEWACDMKRTLEPYMYVSQLQQDRDVVAQQDAMLYLTHGPLHPIASGFLTRTLVDRRYFHGIRTMAAEALPRQANIKDISMLGLRQLMKAFSEMFCHKGTNQPKPNDFSDKKQYNVQCAIIKAIAEVRDANTYKCPLEARQFILDQLLFNNNEDNPYSDHFYIATLVEALATSLIPSKKDDWFAMQNKIPNEEETQFLDRAMEQIERVLRRDEWTNSYQNVWTIAGLNAKQRLMKAEVIPKAYIDFGQYLLDGTRDLIRIKAFEALIDLGAMMDPTMFSLLIYSLTTDRSPYVRNKLIDAAASGLAAIAFGEHAKVVKNEPPPEDEEGDLLLVQDSAQEIEARKEMFARKENLDAALKALRREMEETYAGDERHYSTAMRKALDHPGLGRCEMESMLDLAAMMFEEASQWIITLPLPKAWKAERSAEQQLSNKLLVLFKSYYRTKPKEPIVQPPPPPPQEPVRPIPLPRTSSIKINTHRSTTPQRPVAPPLPQPQTQTQSPVPAQSLGEKDTIVASPVVSRQPSVSSSSTSKHARPAEPSSVGSIKRPRPEKDEHHTPAPKRPKTEKPSGPDLGSVRRKSRIVTLKTKTPGLLGVILRDARKQSTNGRTSLPSAAPKDGLPVSVRDTITAKPARKPLPTGDQPIRKPLPGGPASSPHASASSPKVSLNSHSNFTPKPKSASPASNTPAGVPPPRPKIKIIRKPHPPPSAS encoded by the exons ATGTCGCAAGAACTTGCGCCCGAGAAGCACTCTCTCTTGGACGCCGAAGATGGCCTCGCGCCCGTGGAAGACCTCCCGGTTCTGGAGTACTTTGTCATCAAGCAAGAGGTTAATCTCGAGGTGAATTTTCGCGATAAGCGCATCGACGGGACAACAAACATTTTCATTGTCACCTTCAATGATAAGATCGAAGAGGTGGCACTGGATGCCGCCGACTGCGAGATCGATACCGAAAACATCTACGTTTCTGATGTTAAGGAGGCCAACGGAGATCCTTACGAGGTGCATCGACGCAAAACGACGGCTGTCTACCAAGATCCGTACAAAAAGCTCTCCCACTCGACGAATTGGAACCTACGAGCCGATCACCACGACATTCGGCGTAGACGCGCTCGGTCAGTGTTTCATAGCCGAAAGAACGACGTCCCCGCCGAGAATAGAGAGTTCGAGGGTTGCACGCCAGTCTACGGATCGCTCAGGGTGAGCCTGCGCGGTAGGGTCGAACCTGATCGTCCGAGATTGATTATTAGGAAGTCTACGACAGGGCTAGATCCCGCCGAAAAGATCAACAGGCAATTCAAGATTACAATACCCTTTACAAATTCTAACCCTCGAGATGGGATGCAGTTCGTCGGTGTCGATCCTCTGGATAACCGCTTCACGCACATGTACACTCGGAGCTCCATCCACCCTGGGACAGCTTCTTGCATATTTCCATGCGTCGATGACCATGGTTCCCGTTGCGACTGGAAGATCTCGATCAAGTATCCCCGCACTCTGGGTGATGCCCTGCAGCAAGCGTTGGCTACACAGCAGAATGGCGCAAGCTCAGACAAGATGCAGATCGATGGACAGGAGCGGATTCACAATCTTGCGGAAGAGGACAAGCTAAGGGAAATGTCGGTTGTCTGCTCGGGATTCCTTATGGAGGAGACCGTGGATCCAGACGATGACCACAAAAAGATTATGACGTTTGAACCTGAGAAGAAGGTATCGGTTCAGAAGCTCGGTTTTGCTGTTGGCCCATTCGAGCATATCGACCTCTCGTCCGAATCTAGAacagaggaagatgaggtcaAGCTCGGTATGAATGCGCTCAAGGTCCATGCCTACTGTCTACCACACCGCGCCGACTGGGTTCGAAACACCTCTGCCGCTCTAACAATGGCGGCCGACTTTTTCACCTACACCTTTGCTCGGTATCCCTTCGGCAACTTCAAGATCTGTTTTCTCGACGATATGGTTCAGGATACGGTGCCTCTCTACTCCATGGCCTTCGTCAGCAATCGCCTGCTATTCCCAGAGGATATCATTGACCCCGAGATCGAAGTTACCAGGAAGATTGTTCACACTCTGGCCAGCCAGTGGATCGGCATCAACATGATCCCAAACACTCGAAACGACCTCTGGCTCATCATCGGTGTCGCTCACTACATGACGGATCTTTTCATGAAGCGCCTCTGTGGCAACAATGAGTACAGATTCCGCATGAAAACTCTCTCGGACAAGCTCGTACATGTTGATATTGACCGACCTTGTCTTTATGACCTCGGCTCCAGTCTCCACCTGGGAGAGTTCGAAATGGACTTCATGACCCTCAAAGCTCCagtcgtcttcttcatcttggacaAGCGGCTCATCAAGGCTTCGGGAGGACACGGTCTGACACGCATTCTCCAGAAATTGTTGACCAAGGTTCAGATTGAAGCGTCCGACAAGTCAACGATCCTCGAAACAGAAAAGTTCCGTGCAGTTTGCGAGAAGGGTGCGCGATACCGACTCGAGAGCTTTTGGAATCAATGGGTCTACGGCTCCGGATGCCCGCGATTTGACGTCAAAACCAAGTTCAACAAGAAGAGGTTATGCGTTGAGTTGACCTTGAATCAGATCCAGTTCCAGACGGTTAAGAAGCCTGCCTTGGAGAGGGGTGACTTTCTACGTGTGATCAAGGAGCGTCGTGCTGGTGTCAAGACGGGCGAGGTGCAGCCACTATTTACTGGACCGATGACAGTTCGAATCCATGAAGCAGACGGAACACCTTATGAACACATTCTGGAGATCCGGGAGGATGCGACACGTTCAACCAAGTTTGAGATTCCCTACAATACCAAGTACAAACGTCTCAAGCGGACTCGTCGcatgaaggagaagcagaatgTGGGCGCTAGTATGGACGCTGAAAACCTGGACGATACGCTGCTCTATTGCCTGGGCGATGTTCTTCAAACCCCAGACGAGCAGGCCCAGTGGGAGTTGATCGATTGGGACCCTGACACCGAAAGGAAGATGGACCAAGAGTCATACGAGTGGATTCGCGTGGACGCCGACTTCGAATGGGCCTGCGATATGAAGAGGACCCTCGAGCCGTACATGTACGTGTCTCAGCTGCAACAAGACAGGGACGTCGTCGCTCAACAAGATGCCATGCTATACCTCACTCATGGTCCCTTGCACCCCATCGCTTCTGGTTTCCTCACCAGGACGTTGGTGGACCGTCGCTATTTCCATGGCATTCGGACCATGGCCGCAGAGGCACTACCGCGGCAGGCCAATATCAAGGACATCTCGATGCTCGGTCTCCGACAACTAATGAAGGCCTTCAGTGAGATGTTTTGCCACAAGGGAACAAATCAGCCGAAACCGAATGACTTTTCCGACAAGAAGCAATACAACGTCCAGTGCGCCATTATCAAGGCCATCGCTGAGGTCAGAGATGCTAACACCTACAAATGTCCGCTCGAGGCCCGACAATTCATTCTGGACCAActcctcttcaacaacaatgAGGACAACCCCTATTCCGACCACTTTTACATCGCCACACTCGTTGAAGCTCTTGCCACGTCCCTTATCCCCTCGAAGAAGGATGATTGGTTTGCCATGCAAAACAAGATACCGAATGAGGAGGAGACGCAGTTCCTTGATAGGGCAATGGAACAAATCGAACGTGTCCTACGCCGCGATGAATGGACCAATTCGTACCAGAACGTCTGGACGATTGCGGGCCTGAACGCGAAGCAACGGCTGATGAAGGCTGAAGTGATACCAAAGGCGTACATCGACTTTGGGCAATATCTACTGGATGGAACGAGAGATCTTATCCGAATCAAGGCCTTCGAGGCGCTGATTGATCTTGGGGCCATGATGGACCCTACCATGTTTTCGTTGCTGATATACTCCCTGACTACCGACCGATCACCGTACGTGCGCAACAAGCTCATTGACGCCGCGGCTTCTGGGCTTGCCGCTATCGCTTTTGGAGAGCATGCAAAGGTTGTTAAGAACGAACCTCCTcccgaagacgaagaaggcgacctcctccttgtccaAGACAGTGCACAGGAGATCGAAGCCAGGAAGGAAATGTTTGCAAGGAAGGAGAACTTGGACGCTGCCCTCAAGGCTCTGCGacgagagatggaggagaccTACGCAGGCGATGAGCGACACTACAGCACAGCGATGCGTAAGGCGCTGGATCACCCAGGTCTTGGTCGATGCGAAATGGAGAGCATGTTGGATctggcggcgatgatgtTTGAGGAGGCATCCCAGTGGATCATCACGCTCCCTCTGCCTAAGGCTTGGAAGGCCGAGCGATCGGCTGAGCAGCAGCTCTCTAACAAA ttgctggtgttgttcAAATCCTATTACAGGACAAAACCAAAGGAGCCCATCGTACAACCGCCCCCTCCGCCACCTCAAGAGCCCGTGCGACCTATCCCTCTTCCGAGAACTTCATcgatcaagatcaacactCACAGATCTACCACCCCCCAGCGTCCAGTGGCGCCGCCTTTGCCTCAACCCCAAACTCAAACACAAAGTCCAGTTCCAGCCCAATCACTCGGAGAGAAGGACACTATCGTGGCTTCACCAGTTGTTTCTCGCCAACCAAGcgtctcttcctcgtcaacctcaaAGCATGCTAGGCCCGCTGAGCCTTCATCGGTAGGCTCGATCAAGCGTCCGCGTCCAGAGAAAGACGAGCATCACACCCCGGCACCCAAGCGCCCCAAGACAGAGAAGCCATCGGGACCTGACCTGGGCAGCGTGCGGAGGAAGAGTCGCATTGTCACTCTCAAAACCAAAACTCCTGGGCTTCTCGGAGTAATTCTTCGGGATGCGAGGAAGCAGAGCACCAATGGCAGGACATCTCTGCCCTCGGCTGCTCCTAAGGATGGTCTTCCAGTCAGTGTGAGGGACACTATCACTGCCAAACCTGCAAGAAAGCCACTCCCAACTGGGGACCAACCAATCAGGAAGCCTCTGCCTGGAGGCCCGGCATCCTCGCCACATGCCTCGGCATCGAGTCCAAAGGTTTCGCTCAACTCGCACTCGAATTTCACCCCCAAGCCAAAATCTGCCAGTCCTGCTTCGAACACACCAGCTGGGGTGCCGCCTCCACgacccaagatcaagatcatTCGAAAGCCAcatccaccaccatcagCCTCTTAG